The following coding sequences are from one Fimbriimonadaceae bacterium window:
- a CDS encoding TerC family protein: MNLLSDPQTYISFLTLSVLEIVLGIDNIIFIAILTGKLPEADRPRARTIGLSLALITRILLLLSISWLMKLTKPLFHAMDHDFTGKDIVLILGGLFLIWKAVMEIHEKLEGAEEQPKDVKARGFTATIAQIIAIDIVFSLDSVITAVGMSNQIPVMVAAVVAAVGVMLVAAGKISDFVEKHPTIKILALSFLLLVGVNLVADGFGKHFDKGYTYFAMAFAVGVEIVNIRVRKKTNPTRLHDPFPAEDIEQAQRES; encoded by the coding sequence ATGAACCTCCTGTCCGACCCACAGACGTACATCAGTTTCCTGACGTTGTCGGTGCTTGAGATCGTCCTCGGCATTGACAACATCATTTTCATCGCGATCCTCACGGGCAAGTTGCCCGAGGCCGACCGCCCGCGGGCCCGCACCATCGGCCTGAGCCTCGCGCTCATCACCCGTATCCTCCTCCTCCTGTCCATCAGTTGGCTGATGAAGCTGACGAAGCCGCTGTTCCATGCGATGGACCACGACTTCACCGGCAAGGACATCGTGCTGATCCTCGGCGGCCTCTTCCTGATCTGGAAGGCGGTCATGGAGATCCATGAGAAGCTCGAAGGCGCCGAGGAGCAGCCCAAGGACGTTAAGGCGAGGGGGTTCACCGCGACCATCGCCCAGATCATCGCGATCGACATCGTGTTCTCGCTTGACTCGGTCATCACCGCCGTCGGCATGTCCAACCAGATCCCCGTCATGGTCGCGGCGGTGGTCGCCGCGGTGGGTGTCATGCTCGTCGCCGCCGGAAAGATCAGCGACTTTGTGGAAAAGCACCCCACGATCAAGATCCTGGCCCTTTCGTTCCTTCTCCTTGTCGGGGTGAATCTTGTCGCGGACGGCTTCGGTAAGCACTTTGACAAGGGCTACACCTACTTCGCGATGGCGTTCGCCGTCGGCGTCGAGATCGTCAACATCCGGGTCCGGAAGAAGACGAACCCGACCCGGCTGCACGACCCATTCCCGGCCGAAGACATCGAGCAAGCCCAACGAGAGTCGTGA
- a CDS encoding ATP-binding cassette domain-containing protein, translating into MIQTDKLTKVFPNPKGKPVRAVDAFDFTAVPGKVHALLGVNGAGKTTVLRMLSTVLKPTSGSATVNGFDVVKDPEKVRQSIGFLSTSTAVYGRLKPLEMLAYFGTLYGLDDATIKRRTHDIAERLDIMPFADRLCDQLSTGQKQRVSIARAILHDPPVVFFDEPTAGLDVLTAQTVLQFIEGCRDQGKTVVFSTHIMSEVERLADDVSVIHEGTLKGAGTPAEIVATTGSPSLEKAFLRLVGYNEPVTTA; encoded by the coding sequence ATGATCCAGACCGACAAACTGACCAAGGTCTTCCCTAACCCCAAGGGCAAGCCGGTGCGGGCGGTGGACGCGTTCGACTTCACCGCCGTCCCCGGCAAGGTCCATGCCCTGCTCGGCGTCAACGGGGCGGGCAAGACGACCGTCTTGCGGATGCTCAGCACCGTCCTCAAGCCCACGTCGGGCAGCGCCACCGTGAACGGGTTCGACGTGGTCAAGGACCCCGAAAAGGTCCGACAGTCCATCGGCTTCCTCTCCACCTCGACCGCGGTGTACGGCCGGTTGAAGCCTCTGGAAATGCTCGCCTACTTCGGGACGCTCTATGGGCTAGACGACGCGACGATCAAGCGCCGCACCCATGACATTGCCGAGCGGCTCGACATCATGCCGTTTGCCGACCGCTTGTGCGACCAGTTGTCGACCGGCCAAAAGCAACGGGTGAGCATCGCGCGGGCCATCCTCCACGACCCCCCGGTCGTCTTTTTCGACGAGCCGACGGCGGGCCTCGACGTCCTCACCGCGCAGACCGTCCTCCAGTTCATCGAGGGGTGCCGCGACCAAGGCAAGACCGTGGTCTTCAGCACCCACATCATGAGCGAGGTCGAGAGGCTCGCCGACGACGTCTCCGTCATCCACGAAGGCACCCTGAAGGGCGCGGGCACGCCGGCCGAGATCGTCGCGACGACGGGCTCGCCGAGCCTCGAAAAGGCGTTCCTCCGCCTCGTCGGCTACAACGAGCCCGTCACCACCGCTTAG